A single Mus caroli chromosome 15, CAROLI_EIJ_v1.1, whole genome shotgun sequence DNA region contains:
- the Ankrd54 gene encoding ankyrin repeat domain-containing protein 54 produces MAATGGGADDESRSGRSSSDGECAVAPEPLAEAGGLVSFADFGVSLGSGAGLPGRAVGRAQSSLRYLQVLWQQDVEPRDELRCKIPAGRLRRAARPHRRLGPTGKEVHALKRLRDSANANDVETVQQLLEDGADPCAADDKGRTALHFASCNGNDQIVQLLLDHGADPNQQDGLGNTPLHLAACTNHVPVITTLLRGGARVDALDRAGRTPLHLAKSKLNILQEGHSQCLEAVRLEVKQIIHMLREYLERLGRHEQRERLDDLCTRLQMTSTKEQVDEVTDLLASFTSLSLQMQSMEKR; encoded by the exons ATGGCAGCCACCGGCGGGGGCGCGGACGACGAGTCGCGATCAGGCCGCTCGAGCTCGGACGGCGAGTGCGCGGTGGCGCCGGAGCCTTTGGCGGAAGCCGGAGGCCTGGTGTCTTTCGCGGACTTCGGCGTTTCGCTGGGCAGCGGCGCCGGCCTCCCGGGCCGGGCGGTGGGCAGGGCCCAGTCCTCGCTGCGCTACCTCCAGGTCCTGTGGCAGCAGGACGTCGAGCCTCGCGACGAACTGCGTTGCAAGATTCCCGCCGGGCGGTTGAGGCGTGCCGCCAGGCCCCACCGTCGGCTCGGGCCCACGGGCAAGGAGGTGCACG CTCTGAAGAGGCTGAGGGACTCTGCCAATGCCAATGACGTAGAAACAG TGCAGCAGCTGCTGGAAGATGGGGCGGATCCCTGCGCAGCGGATGATAAAGGCAGAACTGCCCTCCATTTTGCTTCCTGCAATGGCAATGACCAGATTG TGCAGCTGCTCCTGGACCATGGAGCTGACCCCAACCAACAGGATGGTCTGGGCAACACGCCATTGCACCTGG CGGCCTGCACCAACCATGTTCCTGTCATCACCACACTGCTTCGAGGAG GGGCCCGTGTAGATGCCCTAGACAGAGCTGGCCGCACGCCCCTACACCTGGCCAAGTCGAAGCTGAACATCCTACAGGAGGGTCATTCCCAGTGTCTGGAGGCTGTCCGCCTGGAGGTGAAGCAG ATCATCCACATGCTACGGGAGTACCTGGAGCGCCTGGGGCGGCATGAGCAGCGAGAACGGCTAGATGACCTCTGCACCCGCCTCCAGATGACAAGTACCAAAGAACAG GTGGATGAAGTGACAGACCTCTTGGCCAGCTTCACCTCCCTCAGTCTGCAGATGCAGAGTATGGAGAAGAGGTAG